One genomic window of Nicotiana sylvestris chromosome 10, ASM39365v2, whole genome shotgun sequence includes the following:
- the LOC104226002 gene encoding F-box/FBD/LRR-repeat protein At1g13570-like: MEMQFNKRLSIGVEVEDRLSEMPGNIIDHILDLMPIKDAAKTSILARKWRYIWCMHPNIVLDKLTCRKFSTNPLLVLDNTINQILLQHIGNIIKFVLDFSQVDLLPLTNIDMWIRYVITKGVRDLTLDFSNNNPYKLPTYIYYYQNMTDLTLNNCLFKPQDFIFSYPNLKTLYLKQITFMATPKSIVLKAPLLANLTIMYCWGTESLNIVSPKLSYLFVVESHYLDLSSFMKCSNLAVVSLSLCKVVENPRQYERSTLLKFIFGLPMLEKLYLDTFYLKFLGEDPFPRSLPVVQKCLRHMMLSLALSNLAQVSFALHFIPCFHNSKTLQIWVFDTGNHADDVLNYLEKLKNLDRPIPNLEQVVIRSFNGSKPELLFIKLLFAATPSLIRMSIERDRIFTSTEDRKITGELMRYPRASSKAELFYLPPRRL, encoded by the exons ATGGAGATGCAGTTCAATAAAAGGCTTTCAATTGGAGTGGAAGTTGAAGATAGACTCAGTGAAATGCCAGGAAATATTATAGATCATATCCTTGACCTTATGCCAATCAAAGATGCAGCCAAGACTAGTATTTTGGCCAGAAAATGGAGATATATTTGGTGCATGCATCCAAATATTGTGCTAGATAAGTTAACATGTAGAAAATTTTCAACAAATCCTCTACTTGTATTGGATAATACAATCAACCAAATCCTTTTACAACACATTGGGAACATTATCAAATTTGTTCTTGATTTTTCTCAAGTAGATTTACTTCCATTAACTAATATTGATATGTGGATTCGTTATGTTATTACAAAAGGTGTTAGGGACCTTACTCTTGATTTCTCAAACAATAATCCCTATAAACTCCCAACCTACATAtattattatcaaaacatgacAGATTTGACCCTAAACAATTGTCTTTTTAAGCCACAAGATTTCATCTTTTCCTATCCAAATTTGAAAACCCTTTACCTTAAACAAATTACATTTATGGCCACCCCTAAGAGCATTGTTCTAAAAGCCCCACTTTTAGCCAATTTGACCATTATGTATTGTTGGGGTACTGAATCTTTGAACATTGTTTCACCCAAATTGAGTtacttgtttgttgttgaaaGTCATTATCTTGACCTAAGTAGTTTTATGAAGTGCTCAAATTTGGCTGTGGTTAGCCTTTCTTTATGCAAAGTGGTGGAAAATCCAAGGCAATATGAAAGATCAACTTTGTTGAAGTTCATTTTTGGCTTGCCTATGCTTGAGAAACTTTATCTGGACACATTCTACCTTAAG TTTTTGGGTGAAGATCCATTTCCAAGAAGTCTCCCTGTTGTACAAAAGTGCTTAAGGCATATGATGCTAAGTCTAGCACTTAGTAATTTGGCTCAGGTTTCTTTTGCTCTTCACTTCATCCCATGCTTTCACAATTCCAAGACGCTTCAGATTTGG GTATTTGATACGGGCAATCATGCTGATGATGTGTTGAATTACTTGGAGAAATTGAAAAACTTAGATCGTCCAATTCCCAATCTGGAGCAAGTAGTAATTCGTAGTTTTAATGGTTCAAAACCAGAATTGCTATTCATAAAGCTTCTGTTTGCTGCTACACCAAGTTTGATAAGAATGAGCATTGAAAGGGACAGAATATTTACTTCAACTGAAGATAGGAAAATAACTGGAGAGTTAATGCGTTATCCTAGAGCTTCGTCTAAAGCAGAGTTATTCTACTTGCCACCAAGAAGGTTATGA